In Cyanobacteriota bacterium, the following are encoded in one genomic region:
- a CDS encoding histidine kinase encodes MNPTWLPLKTLLSPDSYMPHGHCYLWQTPLVSLHVISDVLIAIAYFSIPAMLVYFVRQRQGIPFSRVFLLFGAFISLCGLGHLLEVWTLWHPAYWVSGVEQALTALVSCYTALQLVELLPQFLALRSPQELEEMNRALQQEIVDRQRAEQILQGILSGTASTTGANFFPALAQNLAASLNVRHVLVSEVINIQPPHMQLLAAWVDGQLGQLVCYPLAGSACEAVVNTAGARYYPEQVQAMFPQAEGLASLKAESYLGVPLLDGQGQVLGVLSVIHDRPLDNPEVAQTVIALFAARAATELQRLRAEQIIRSAVEELEQRVQERTADLVQANAQLAQEIQERMTVESVLQATLEREQEARAQ; translated from the coding sequence ATGAACCCTACGTGGCTGCCTTTAAAGACTCTGCTTTCACCTGACAGCTACATGCCTCATGGGCACTGCTATCTATGGCAAACACCCCTAGTTAGCTTACATGTAATCAGTGATGTGCTGATTGCGATCGCCTACTTCTCTATTCCTGCGATGCTAGTTTACTTTGTGCGTCAGCGTCAAGGGATTCCCTTTTCTAGGGTGTTTTTGCTGTTTGGGGCCTTTATTAGCCTTTGTGGATTGGGCCACCTGCTGGAGGTTTGGACGCTGTGGCATCCGGCCTATTGGGTTTCAGGGGTGGAACAGGCCCTGACAGCACTAGTGTCTTGCTACACTGCATTACAGCTTGTGGAGTTGCTGCCCCAATTCCTGGCACTACGCTCTCCCCAGGAACTAGAGGAGATGAACCGGGCGCTACAGCAAGAAATTGTCGATCGGCAACGGGCAGAGCAAATTTTGCAGGGCATTTTATCGGGCACTGCTTCCACCACAGGGGCCAATTTCTTTCCTGCCTTGGCGCAAAATCTGGCAGCATCCCTCAATGTACGCCACGTGCTGGTTTCTGAGGTAATTAACATCCAACCACCCCACATGCAGTTACTGGCAGCATGGGTTGATGGTCAGCTTGGCCAGTTAGTCTGTTACCCCTTAGCAGGAAGTGCTTGTGAAGCTGTCGTGAATACGGCTGGAGCACGCTATTACCCAGAGCAGGTGCAGGCCATGTTTCCCCAGGCTGAAGGCTTAGCTAGTCTGAAGGCAGAATCTTACCTAGGTGTGCCGCTGCTGGATGGACAGGGACAAGTGTTAGGGGTGTTGTCAGTAATTCACGATCGTCCCTTAGACAATCCAGAAGTTGCTCAAACCGTTATAGCTCTCTTTGCCGCTAGGGCAGCGACTGAGTTACAACGTCTGCGTGCAGAACAGATAATTCGCTCTGCGGTTGAGGAACTGGAACAGCGTGTCCAAGAGCGCACGGCTGACCTAGTACAAGCTAATGCGCAGCTAGCCCAAGAAATTCAAGAACGCATGACTGTTGAAAGTGTGCTTCAAGCAACACTTGAGCGGGAACAGGAAGCCCGTGCTCAG